A window of Branchiostoma floridae strain S238N-H82 chromosome 9, Bfl_VNyyK, whole genome shotgun sequence genomic DNA:
ACAACATGACACATTTGTGTGAAACAACTGTTTTTTTCGGCAGTTGTCTGCTAATGGAaatgtactttatgccaaacTTTCTTTGCTGGCCACATGCAATCTCACCACCAGGAAAAATAATAGTTCCAGGAAGctggcaaagaaaaaaatatggtgACAATTAGTGAGCGCtctgtcatccataacatttacttttaaTGTGCTTTACTAGTGTAACAACTGTTATTGTATATACATCATGTATTGAAACACTCTGGAATTATGAACATTCTTAAATCAGATATGCAAATCTATCTATGGTTCTATCAATCTTCCTTTATATATCTAATCAATATATTGATCACCTGTAAATTATCTACGTAACTGAAAGCAGGGAACAGTTTTAGAATGACAAGCAGTAATAATGTTCAACTTTAATtaactttaaccctcaaacacccgatttggaccccaggcgtaaatttgaacatgttttatctgacgaaaaaatccttccgtgactttgtcaacCAATATCGTTTATACCTTCTACttagtttttatgaagattggtacaatattgtggaagctataaagaaagtccgtgatcagtccgcctggggtccaaacggaccccagccaaaaagtgcaggttttgaaacaaacttttgagtctaacgCCCTAACTACTTATTCTATcactaccaaacttttagagAATAGTAAACATGTACAACTAAATCCTCcaaaaaatttctgtgtcatcaccatataatatggtgatattatgacgtcatttagcttataagggatgccatcttggattttgactaatgacgtcataaaattttgattcatgaaaataacattaaacttcatagaattttattgcttctaagaaaacaagcatggttTACAAAAAACCTTGTTTGAATCGAAATTgaaatttttttgcaaaaatatgcctgtcagatatccgttgccatgacaaccctaaataatgataaatttactttatggacaaaaatattttgctaacaatattttgtgatatattaccaagtgtcgtagctttagcactaaccgttcatgagttatgcgacataaagcttgctgagggcctcaaaatcccctctctggtcagaatgggTTTAGTGCAAgacatggtccttctgatcttttgcataaattaagaTAATGAGGAgaaattagcaacaccttaacatgtcaatatattcctcttacattgacgaagcaatgtatgcacaatgatcaccgatagggaTTGGAACTGAAATTTTAGGAAgtaaacattttggggtccgtttggaccccactcggtcattttagtcgcaaaaaaggtcgggtgcttgagggttaacatGTAAATGGAAGTCCAACACTTTACCATTGAAGAATAAAACAGCcctccatctgcttggagtttctAGGTCACATGCAGGCCATAGGGACACATATCGCcagagaagaaacgaagaattcaaaaaggtagccaaaaatgtaacaattcagttcccagaatgattgttcggcaggtaaAACCAGCACGTCAGATcgcgtcagatcgctactgtcgctgatcttggaggctgtgtgaggtggtttatgcctgtcgccagattcggtaacaaacgttaccactaTGAGTACTATGGTTGCCAAATTTGCATGGGTTGTTATGCTCGTCGAGTTTTATAattgacgtaatatgacgtaattatgacgtcattaattgattttagGCTAAAGCGGGGTATTTCGATAATACTCTTTAAGTACTCTCATCATGTactgtgattgttgtatttttaaaaatgtatgtattcatgttgattgtaatgttgattcatgttgagtgaaccttggaagattagcccgtaagggctaaaatgtttcttaataaacaaaaaaaaaacctaattatttcacacaaaaagttactTATAAAGGTCTTTAaacaatatttaagtgttgtaagacttttgttgtcaaaagctggcacaacgacgtcaaaatgacgtcataaaattacgtcatctgtagtttagctgtccgccatcttgggttatcaaccttaaatgtcttagaataaaaaaaaaaaaacaacgtataCCTCTAAAcccccatgaaaatggattaaaaaagttcacatgaatgttttcttaaTTAAAGGAAATACCAAGTAGTaatgaaatccgagtgaaattaagattgttatacttttcattatGATATGTTCGGCCATCTTGGACTTTGACctattacgtcatctcattagcataatttatgaatatttaattaggAATGTTAAACTAAGATGTGTTAAATATTACCGATGTATGGAAATAAGTCacgtttagcaagaaaatctgaAAATTCCATTGTTAAagccaaaattagtgatttttgtaatcTTTGCCTTttagaaacccgttgccatggcaacacgaaaaattgtaaacttctaggaaaagtcaccaagtttggttgttctagcacaagccatTTGGGAGGTATACGACATGAAAATTGGCGCAGACACTTTTAGCCCCGACCCCGAAATTGAGTAGGGTTAaaaaacgcttgcagatagatgtgcagttAGGTGTGGCGGAcagttcagtgtaatataaccagctgctccCGCACCGCGTCCttttgaagctggtgtgttacgccgaagggcggttatacaggctatatagatacagatacagaagccggtgtgttacgccgaagggcggttatgccggctatatagataaagatacagaagctggtgtgttacgccaaagggcgattataccggctatatagatacagatacagatatttggcatgtgggtaggtGGGGTGATTTGTACGGTGAAGGTAGATTTTTAGCACTTGGTGAttgaccttagtactgcagtaAGAAAAAATAACTTGGCGCTGATTTTTTGGTGTTAAATACATGTTGACATGAAGTTTATATAATAATAAGTTTGGGACCCCGAGCCGTTTCCTGTGTCCCTGCGGGGACAGAAATTTAAGGAAGATCTCGACGCATTGCGATTAGTTTTGATATGGGGGTAGACTTTGTGAGACTTTGCGTTTTGGCGTGCATTAGTAGTTTGCTTAATTACCGATCTGTAGTTTCCTGACTAATTCGCAATAGTGACTGGAGGGGCACTGGAAGTCCCGTAGGCCAAAGGGCTGGCCTTGCAAAGGCTACCATCCCAGGACCAGAATTAATGCAGATAACAAGCATCGAGATCGCGGTTTTAAGTTTATTCTATGTCTAAATTTTTAGAATATGCTTAATGGTTATTTTAGAATAAGTTTTATTGCCGTTTATTGTACCATGTGCAATCGTCGTGCAATAATGACATGTTCTTCGCTCCAGCTTCGTACTGCAATTTTGACAAATCCAACACCTTCTAATGTGTCctgaaaagagagagaaaagagggagggagagagaagagacaagagagagagagagacagagagagagggagagagagagagtttttAAAGAGGTAGAAACATACCGATGGAGAACGGAATGATTTCAATCTTCTTCACATATTTGCCCTCGTCATCAATGAAGCGAGTGGGGTCAAACTTGTCCGGCTCCGGCCACAGCTTTGGGTCATGGTGCACGGACCAGATGTTCACTGTCACCACAGTGTCCTTATTAAGAAAAAGAATATTGAAATCAAGAAATAGAAAGCACCCATTGCTATAGCCGTATACATAAAAGAGATGTCTTAAAAACCTTAACAGTACACATTAAGTAGTAAAACAAAATATCACCGGCCAAAAGAAACAACCATTGTCATTACTAGTGGTTATACATTTGCGGGTCTGGTAAGGTGTTTTCTAAATGCAATGGGTTTTTTTTTGCACTTCTACATAGTATTCTTTACAAAATTTACACAATGCTCGCTGACATCCAACCTACCTTTGGGATGTTGTATCCCCTGAAAACTGTATCGTTGCTGGTTCCATGAGGAATGGTGATTGGCGTAACAGGTGATATCCTTGTCACTTCCGCCAGGGTTGCCTCCGTGTACGGCATCTATATTAGGAACGTATCCGATGATGTTGAAGGCGTTAGCATGTTTTGGGTATCAAAGGCAAACAGTCTAGTACATTcctcatcatcaccattattGCTAAAGAGTATTGCTTTTCAATGACCTCtaatatgtaaaaagaaaagattaATATTATGGTCGTATGTGAATCAAGTAAAATATCACTCTATAGCactttacattttgtagaaatatttacacatagaaaataaaataaacatacaCATTGCCAATTCTTCATTCCGTCCATATACCTTAagaataatttttatttttacagtacATACAACCATCATTGTGATGATTTGTTCTGTTGCCACACATTTGCCAACTTATAACTGTTGAATGGTAAGGTTAACCCATCTTACTCAATCATCACGTATCAATTTATTAATTTattactagaaaggccgacatttgagAGTATATACATCACCCATGTAAAAATCTTTTCGATTTACAAATGACAATTTAACCAAAAAATGGCTTTCAAAATCGTCCCTGTGCAAGAATgaactcttccagtgcaccacaagtaaatttgcacaatagaGCGAAATACAATTTGaagtggttcatgccaaaaatcatacaTGGGTCATTTTAATAAATATGTAGTGCACCACTGTACCAAAGTGTAGATCccttggttgtaaaaccagtgtacaggagccaaaagtgcccctttttaaaaaaaaaatatggcccagaaacgaaaaaaaagcattttgttgtattgtatgccaaaagtgtctttgaatccatgtgcgcatatgtggCGGTCACTCCTCTACCACATTTctggtcatttggttgtaaaaccagggtacaggagccaaaaatcgCAGAATTCAGAAATTTGTTGTACGACATACCAAAAGGGGCTTTACTGAATCCGTATGGGCATAtcatcaaggcacctctgtgccaaatgtcaggccattcggttgtaataccagagCACAGGGGTCAAACATATAAATGACAAAAACCCCAATAAAATAGTTTTAGGGGAAGATAGGGAAAAAAAGCCAATTAagtcattcggttcaggaaTGACTGAGATAGCGCACTTTGAACATTTGAAAGgaggaaaaaagaagaaaaaaaaaacattacgaatgcaatatatttcaccaacCCTATGGTATGTCTGAAATATAATAAGTACTTTACTCTGATTAGCGTTGTTAGTATTTTTCCTCTAATCTAGTAGATACGAAAATGCTTGCGAAGAATAAATTGCACATATAACTAGGCAAAACTCACCCCAATGGCCGCGTGCTGAACTGACGCGAAGCTGTTTTCTTTCGGGGAATACCGAATACCGCGAATACGTACAGATCATGTAATCTATAGAAAGACAGCTTCTTTGTAGATTGAAATGACTTACCTGACTACGATGTACCATTTCCGGTTTCTGGTTGGGTCCCAGCACGCTGTCTATCTCCTGCTGTACTTTCTCCTGGATGTCCGGATGGAGGATCATGTAGAGCAAGGCCCAATGTAAGGTGTTAGTTGTTGTGTCAGTTCCTGCCAGAAACATCTGATAAACgatcttgaaaagaaaaaaaaaatgaataacacATCAGTGGTAATCTTGGAAGAAAATGGTAAATGCAAGACAAACTTCTTTATATATGTGTGAAAAACAGGACTTGAAGAGCATGCGTTAATCTATTACTGTAAGGGGCTTTAATAATGATAGGGTGATAATTGCAATCGATAAATAACTGTCGCAAAATCAACTTCTGTTTTAACTTCAGTAAGACCAATACCATTATCATATTCTATACATCTTATGTGAAAGTGGCAACCAAacgatacatttttttctttcttttgcgTCTCTTTAATTTACTTACGCTTTGTACGGCGTTGTTATAGCTGTTTTTAACGTAATGCAATATAGATAAGGGTAGCTATTGATTTCCGTGCGGATATCAGTCATATTCAAGTAAACATTGTGTTATAAACATCAGTTTTCTTACCACGGTGTGTTCCTGCTCTGTAAAGATGGAGTTCCCATGTCCCTGTCGTTTTTTCGACTCCAGGATAAATGCATCAATAAAATCTCGGATGTTATCGGAGTCAAGCGTTTCCTCGTGCTCTTTGATCTTTTCTTTAATGTGTTCTTCTAGTTTTTTCATGTTCTTCCTTAGTTGCTGATACGGCTTTCTAACGCCCGGCAGAACCTTCACTGGACTAAAAAACTGCGCCAACACTACTGCAAAATCTCGAGTGAGAATCCCTCTCATTGATTGCAGAAGGCTTTTGAAGGCCATGTCATCGTACTCATAGCGACGACCGAATAAAACTGAACAGATGACGTTTGAAACTGCATTCTGCATCATCTGAGAGATACAAAACGGGCGGCCGTCTATTTTAGAGATCTCATCACAAAGTGCTCGTGACTCTTCAAGAATCTTCCCCTCGAGGCTTTTCTTCCCAAGCCCGAAGTCGCGAAGATTCATCACAGCGAACTTACGGTGTTCCTTCAATTTTGGACCGTAGACCTCTTGCGCAATTCCTAGCGGACAAAATATAAGAAACAAATCTAAATGAGACTATAATAGTACGTAAATCTGAAACGTGTGGAATTGCAGGGCGTATTAAGAAACATTCGTATGGAAACATATATATTGCATTGTATGCCTGAATGGTTTAAAATACATATTATAAGTTTTCTATTCCTAAAACGCTAGGTAGAAGCTATAGCAAAGGGAGAACAATAGCAAAAGTAATAGAATTATCATTGACTACATTGTAGATTTAGTCAAAAATTTCTGGGGGAAAAATGAATTGGACGACAGAGCTGAATACTGCTTAGATGAGTATTACGTACATGGCATTGGAAATCATGCTGACGCATTTTCTTACCAAGTGTCTTTCCATCTGGAGTAAATGATGCTTGAGCAGTCGGGCGGCTGGAGAAGTCCTCCGCGTTCTTCACCAGCGCCTCGTGGATGGTGGCGTAACCGTTGAGAACTACCGTCCGCGTGGGTCCAAAATAGGCTGTAAAAACGTCACCGTACTTCTTTGCCCAGTCGGTATAAACCAGTGCAGGAGGATCCTGTGGTGTAACAGCATATTTTAAAACTTTGCTTCAAGCGAGAAAAATACCAACGTTTCTTTCGCATCAATCAATGACGTCACCATTTTGATAGTAATGGGGGGAACCATCAAAAggtttttttctagaaaatttCAAGGTATGATACGAAAATATAACATAATGTGCAGATAACACAATGATATGCTTtctacgacttgtgttgccaaaaAAACATCAGTGACGTCATAATAATTTTTAGAAATCCCTTTTTTGCAACAATCGCGAAAAATTTGAACGTTTTTCTAAATGACAAAATACCacgtagttacaaattctaGGGGGTgataagctagttattctttACCTGGTCAACTGATCCACTACTGGATTttgacaaatgacgtcatcagataAGCATTATTTATCCAAAATTAATAATGAAATAAATTCTAGATTACGCAATATTTTATTCATGAACAAAAGAGCAGTAATataacaaactagagttcggggacctcatacatccttgaaatatttattgccttttgtggatgttatgtatgttgatggtcggttgtatttgagagtaatggatattactgttatgggagacaactgttttttttttttatttcaagacaaaaacaatgtcaatCTAATTAgtaaatatatacatttggCACTTGAAAGTGTAATGTGAGTTTAATAGATCGACGCCAAATTGTAGCTTGGTGTTCTTGAAATATCcttcaaccaatacctacatgtaggatacggggacaagttgatgccgGATATGTAATAATGCATGTAATTACCAACACAACAGATATCCTACgcagacaaaaataaaactaattaacATACTTAAAAAGCTCGGGGTTCCTcgaacagctgtcatacaaatcaccccaccatctacttggagataagCTCATTAACAAAcgcttaaagcacgatgcctgttccaatatatcgcagatataggggtgatttctgatatcattcatacattgattataacgacagatacggcaccGAAAGTCTCATcaattcgagcttttatcacaccccaccaacataacaagtataaaaccaatccatccagtcgttcttgagtaatcttgtacacagacccaaaaagctgtcatacaaatcacctcactatctgcttggagctaaggcCATTAACAAACgattaaagcacgatgcctgttccaatatatcgcagatataggggtgatttctgatattattacattgattataacgacagatacggcgcccgaaatctcatcaattcgagcttttatcacaccccaccaacacaacacgtatgaaatcaatccatccagccgttcttgagtaatttTGTACACAGAcccagctgtcatacaaatcacctcactatctgcttggagctaaggcCATTAACAAACgattaaagcacgatgcctgttccaatatatcgcagatataggggtgatttctgatattgttacattgattataacgacagatacggcgcccgaAAGTCTCATcaattcgagcttttatcacaccccaccaacacaacacgtatgaaatcaatccatcCAGTCGTTCTTGAGTAATTTTGTACACAGAcccagctgtcatacaaatcacctcactatctgcttggagctaaggcCATTAACAAACGATTAAAGCACGATGCATGTTcgaatatatcgcagatataggggagATTTCTGATATTGTTACATtcattataacgacagatacggcgcccgaaatctcatcaattcgagcttttatcacaccccaccaacacaacaagtatgaaaccaatccatccagccgttcttgagtagtcttgttcacagacagatacacataGCAggaaatataacctccatgacatttcatggaggtaatgatatAAACGTTGAAAGTAAACTGTTAGGCCCGATTGCCATGGCATCAAGAAAAAAGGAACTTTGAGAACTTGCTACTAACCTAATTTTAGGAAAACCTACCAAATGTGGTGGCTCTAGCGCAAGCCGTCCTGGCGTTAtaccataggcggtaggccaaggaattgttgtcGGATCCCCATGCTTTTATACTGCCTAGATGATGTTACGAGTGTGGCTCTAAAGGGAGTACATGTACTCGGGATCACCCGAGCGGGTGCCGAACGTCGGCGAGTTCCGAACGAAGGCACCCGAAGGTCGCCGAAGGCGACCAGCGAGCGGAGCGAGCGATAGGTAGGAAAGGCCTTTCAAACATCGTCATTTTCTGCGAATTTTCGTCATGTAGAGGGCTATATTTAAAAGAGTTATCATCGGTGGAACATTCACATTTAATCTAAAGTACATGGCGGGCATAATAccctttcaaaagaaaaaatatACGGCATTTTGTATTGTCGAAATTTTCCCGATTTCCGGGGCTCTGCGTTACCAGCACAGTCACAGCACCCAAAATAAACAACGCATCATACAAAACGCGTATCGGCGGTTTCTTTACCAAAATGTTTGCTATACACTAGCCACAATGCAGTTGTATATTCATCAAAACACTGTTCTCGTAGAACGATACATACGCATGGTATTTTGCCATTCCCTTGCATAACTCCCTTGATGTGTTGCACGAGAATTCCGTTTTCCGTATACAGTCAGACTTACTTCAGGATCGGCCTCGCAAACCCTTACAAAATTCAATGAAAATTGTTCTGTTCCCCCCGATCAAACTGTACTTCCAGTGCAGCGTGGATTTTGTTAGCATGTAGAAACTCTCATAGTTGTCACATAGTTTCAAAATACCCGACTATACGCTGAAACAGCCCCGCTGTACTATAAGTCTGGTTGAAAACATGGCAACTGGTAACACACATCTGGGACGTCCGTTTCCTACCCAGTGATTTTTCCAGTAAGGAGGGTTAGCTTTGCTCTAAGGATGACCGTAAGGGCTGACGGGGGCCTTTTATGAGCGCAGCGGGGTGCCATTATCTGGTGGATCGGTGCCTTTGAATTGGCTCGAGTGCCAGTTTTGTTGATTTTGGCACCACTGTACTGTATttcctctttgttgcaaaacaacaacaacaacaattccgaggcctattgcccatggTTATACTTAGCAGAAAATACTATTTGGAGGGGATGTTACTTGAGTACGCTTACagtgcattatacatgtattaccaaaATCCATTATGTAGCCATTGCCAAAAGTTCCACAGACTCTTGTTGATAACAAGATAACTTTTCTCAAAATTGGGCGGTCGACCTGAGCTCGAGTGTACACCGATGCACCATTCAAATGATTAACATTTCAAGTACAATATACCACGAGCAGAGCAGGATTCTCATTGGCATATTCACTGCATTTTGCAACTTGccaatttttttgccaattttcttttgatttcaGTCTTATAACTGAGCTATTCAGTTACCATATACCGTTATGCTTGCAACATTAAATGAGGCGGTAGGAGTTGCATGTTTAAACAGTTCCACGCGAAGCATTGTGTAACTGTAATGCGACCCTGCTGACCTCTTACCTAACATGCAAGACTGAGGTTTCATAAGCGGACTATGACCTGCAACATAGTTATCTTCAGATTTGATTATGTGCATGGCAACTTCCGGGCACTACAAGCACTAATGCGAATGTGCGAAAAAAGGGAAAAACAAATAGTTTTTTCTTATAACGTCTCCAGTTTAGTAATGTTATACAAAAAACGAAACCTATCTAACGACACAATGACAATTTTTTGTTCTTGCATATTATTTGTGCGATCAGCACTCGAGCGTACTCGTATCGAAAAAAATGCGTTGGCATTTTCTTAACAATCGATTTAATATCAATGCCATCGTTATATGTAAATTTAAAAAGGTGTTGATTCTCCGTTCTAAATGTTCATTCCTAGATCTAACAGCTTGTGGTGTTTTTAGTATATGTCGAAAGGCTCTTGAGTTATCATATTAACATGCTTGCAATACTGTAAAGGCAGAaactttcgctgtggtttaatattctcggttttcgcggtggccgcttcactgcgaacttaaaaacaccgCGAGCATtgttccatggcagtaagagactacagttcatggtgctaccgcaaacttaaaaccaccgcgaaaatgtTCTTATTCCCGCTACCGCgtaattaaatctccgcgaacgtatatacatttacagtattttgaggGCAGTGACGATGGTATGTTTAAATAGTTTCATGTGAAATATTGTATAACTGTCTTTCTAACTGCGCTAAAGTGTTATCAACAAGAAAATTTGACTTCTCAGCTAGTGGAGTTTAACTTATATGGCATCATTCGTaaagtttgaataaaaaatcaCTGATATGATAAATTATCTACTCCCACCGTGCCGTGCGAAAATTACAACTTGTGGTCttatgtacatagtacatccAACCTGTAGATTTTTAGTATATACGGAACGGCTCTTGAGCGATAGATCAAGAGTTATCTATCATGTCAACACACTATATTTTTAGGGACGTGGGAATAGAATGGTTGAATAGTCTCATGTGAAATATTGTGTTACTGTTTTTTCTAACCCTGCTCAAGGACGATATAAGGCCCTTGCTACACTTAAGTCTTATCAACAATAAAATGTGACATCTCACATATTAATCTTTAACCTACAGGTAAACATCTTAAGTCTAAAGATAAGACtactgatttgattaaatgGCCAATTCACCTCAGGCCGTGCGAAAAAATGATGCGGGTGTGCGGAAATTAATGTGGAAAATAACGACTGGCTAAAATAGCAGAACGtattatacaaaaaaatgatgTTTCTTAAATTTTCCATC
This region includes:
- the LOC118422903 gene encoding cytochrome P450 2U1-like, with the translated sequence MSFWVYMFPVFGSLQVILLAVLCVIAALVLCGRPRNLPPGPRGLPIVGNAISLLKDPPALVYTDWAKKYGDVFTAYFGPTRTVVLNGYATIHEALVKNAEDFSSRPTAQASFTPDGKTLGIAQEVYGPKLKEHRKFAVMNLRDFGLGKKSLEGKILEESRALCDEISKIDGRPFCISQMMQNAVSNVICSVLFGRRYEYDDMAFKSLLQSMRGILTRDFAVVLAQFFSPVKVLPGVRKPYQQLRKNMKKLEEHIKEKIKEHEETLDSDNIRDFIDAFILESKKRQGHGNSIFTEQEHTVIVYQMFLAGTDTTTNTLHWALLYMILHPDIQEKVQQEIDSVLGPNQKPEMVHRSQMPYTEATLAEVTRISPVTPITIPHGTSNDTVFRGYNIPKDTVVTVNIWSVHHDPKLWPEPDKFDPTRFIDDEGKYVKKIEIIPFSIGRRICPGEQLARMELFLFFTSLLQRFTFKLPEGAPPPFQQRDARTNI